The Vicinamibacterales bacterium genomic interval AAATCGCCGTCCATCACTTTCGTGTAGGGCGAGTCGATCATCGACGAGTGAGGATTGCCGCGGAAGTCGATCGAGACCAGCGGTTCGGTGACGTATTCGAGGATGCCCTTCAGCGGGCCGTCCGCCGCCTTCTTGAACGCGGCGTTGACCTCTTCCGCCGTCGTCTTCTTCTCGAGGATGGCGGCGAGATCGACGACCGAGACGTTGGGGGTCGGGACGCGCATCGCGAAGCCGTCGAGTTTGCCCTTCAGCTCCGGCAGCACTTCCCCGACCGCCAGCGCGGCGCCGGTGGTCGTCGGGATCATCGACAGCGCCGCCGCGCGGGCGCGCCGCAGGTCCTTGTGGGGCAGATCGAGCAGCTGCTGGTCGTTGGTATAGGAATGGATGGTCGTCATCCAGCCCTTCTTGATGCCGAACGTCTCGTGCAGCACCTTCGCCATCGGCGCCAGGCAGTTCGTGGTGCACGAGGCGTTGGAGATGATGTGGTGCGTCTTCGGGTCGTACTTGTCGGCGTTGACGCCCAGCACCAGCGTGATGTCCGGCTGCTTCGCGGGCGCGGTGATGATGACTTTCTTGGCGCCGGCGGCGAGGTGCTTGGCGGCGGCATCACGGTCGGTGAACAGGCCGGTCGACTCGAAGACGATGTCGACGCCGAGATCTTTCCAGGGGAGCTGCGCCGGATCCTTCACCGACAGCACCTGGAAATCGTCGCCGTCGACCGTGATCCGATCGCCGCTCGCTTTGATCGAAGATTTCAGGTTGCCGAGGATCGAATCGTACTTGAGCAGATGCGCGAGTGTGCCCGCGTTCGTCAGATCGTTGACCGCGACGAAATCGATGTCCGCGGCACCGAGCGCGGCGCGCATGATGTTGCGGCCGATGCGGCCGAATCCGTTAATCCCGACCTTCGTTGCCATCGTTGCGAAGCCTCCGAATCCTCGATTCTAGTGCATAATCAGCGTTTCAGACGGTGTATCTCCTATACAGCGTACTCATCGTCACATTCTTTCTGATCATGTCGCCGTACCTGGCGTGGCAGGCGGTGCGCTACCGGAAGTACATCGGTTCGCTCGGCGAGCGGCTGGGATACCTGCCGATCACCTTCAATCTCGACGGCGAGGAATCGATCTGGATCCATGCCGTGTCGGTCGGCGAAGTGCTGACCGCGCGCGCGCTGCTGCCCGAGCTGCGCGAACGCTATCCGCGTCTGCGGCTGTTCCTGTCGACGACCACCATGACCGGCCAGCAGATCGCGCGCAACAGCCTACAGTTCGTCGACGGCGTGTTCTATTTTCCCTTCGATCTCGGGTTCGTCGTCAACCGCACGCTGCGGCTCGTCAAGCCGCGTCTCTTCGTGATGATGGAGACGGAGATCTGGCCGAACCTGCTGCGCGCCTGCGAGCAGCAGGGCGTGCGCACCGTGCTGGTCAACGGCCGCATCTCGTCGCGCTCCTACCCGCGCTACCGGCTGGCGCGGCCGTTTCTGCGGCGTGTCCTCGCCACGGTCAATCGCTTCTGCATGCAGAGCGACGAATCGGCGCGGCGGATCATCGACATGGGCGCCGATCCGGCGCGGGTGGTCGTCACCGGCAGCCTCAAGTTCGACTCGCTGGAAGTGCCGGGCACCTCGACCGCTGCGGATCGCGGCCGCAACCGCGTCCTCCGCTACTTCCGCATCGCTCCCTCGCGTCCGGTCCTCATCGCGGCGAGCACGATGAAGGGAGAAGAGGAGCCGATCTTCGAGTCGTTCCAGCGCATCCGCGCGCGTTTGCCGGAGACGCTGCTCATCATCGCGCCGCGCAAGCCCGAGCGATTCGGCGACGTGGAGCAGTTGGCGCGGCAGGGCGGCTGGAAGGTCGCGCGCCGGACCGAGCTCGCGGTCGACGCCGAACCGCGTCAGGACGTCATCGTGCTCGACTCGATCGGCGAGCTGGCGCAGCTCTACCAGGTCGCGACGGCGGTGTTCGTCGGAGGCTCGCTCGTCGATCAGGGCGGGCACAACATCCTCGAGCCGGCGGTGTTCGGCAAGGCCATCGTGTTCGGACCGTACATGCAGAATTTTGCCGAGATCGCGCGCACGTTCATCGAGCACGACGCGGCGATCCAGATCCGTTCCGGCCGCGAGCTGGAGCAGGCGCTGCACGCCCTGCTCACCGACCCGGTGCGCCGCGCCCGGCTCGGCGCGGCGGCGCGGGCGCTGGTCGAAGCCAACCGCGGCGCGCGGGTCAAGACGATGGCGGCGATCGGCCGCGTTCTGCCGCCGCAGGATTCCGGCAACGTGCGGCCGTTCCGGGTGGTCCACTGATCGCACGCGCCTACGCCGCCGCCGCGCGACTGCGTCGCGGCTTCTACGCCCGGCGCCCCGACCTGCAGCACATGCTCGAACACCCGGTGATCAGTATCGGCAATCTGGCCGCGGGCGGGCGGGCCAAGACGCCGATGGCCGCCTTGGCCGCCGCGGCCCTGCGCGACGCCGGCGAGCGCCCTTCGATCCTCAGCCGCGGCTACGCACGCCGCGTCCACGAAGACGGCGTCGTGGTGGCGCGCGACCCGTCCGGCATCCGCGCCGATCTCGATCGCACAGGCGACGAGCCATCGATGCTGGCGCGGACGCTCGACGGGGTCGCCGTACTGGTGTCGCCCAGCCGCTTCCTGGCCGGCCGGCTGGCCGAGACACAGTTCGGCTGCACGGTGCACCTGCTCGACGACGGCTTTCAGCACTTCGATCTGTATCGCGACGCCGATCTCGTCGTGCTGGCGCCCGACGATCTCGCCCGGCCGGTGACGCTGCCGTCGGGTCACTTGCGCGAGCCGCTCGATGTGCTGGCCGCGGCCGACGCGGTCGTCTGGCTCGAGGCCGGGCCTCGAGACCCGGTCCACCCATCAGGTCTGGAGCAGGTGTCGAAACCCGGCAGACCGGTCTGGCGCGCGCGCCGCCGCCAGGGCGCGCCGACGACCGCCGCGCCGGTGCTGGCCGTCGCCGCGATTGCGTCGCCGGCGGCCTTCTTTCGCGGGCTCCGTGACGGCGGCTGGAACGTGGCCGGCGAGTTGTCGTTCCGCGATCACTATCGGTACACGGCTGGCGACCTCGAACGGATCTGCCGCCAGGCATCCGACGCCGGCGCGGCGCGTATCGTCACCACGGACAAGGATCTGGTACGGCTACTGCCGTTCCGCCCGTGGCCCGTGCCCATCGAGGCGGTACCGCTCTCGATCGCGCTCGACGATCCGGCGTCGTTCACCGACTGGCTGCTGTCGGTGGCGAGACGGACCGGCCGCAGTCCGCGACGGGACGCCAACTGCCGAGGGGACATCGGCGCGGCGGCGCCCACCGGCCACGCATGATCGCGCTCCATCACCGGCTCGAGTATCGCGCGGTCATGACGGCGCGCGGACTGGCGCGGGTGTCGCCGATGCCGCTGGTGCTGGCCGCCGGCACCGCACTCGGCTGGCTGTTCGGCACGTTCGATCGTCCACACCGCCGCCTGGCGCTCAAGAACCTCGCCGCCGCGTTTCCCGGACGCCCGCCCGCCGAACGCGCCGCCATCGCGCGCGACATGTTCGCGCACTTCGGCCGGCTGCTGATGGTGCTGCTGAAGTTCAGCACCATGACCCCGCGCCAGATGCTTGCGCGGGTCGAGTTCGAAGGGGCCGAACGGGTGACCGCGGCGCATGCGCTCAATCGCGGCGTGCTGCTCTTTACCGGCCACTTCGGATTCTGGGAAATCAACGCGCTGGTGCACGCGCTGCGGCTGCATCCGATGGCCGTGATGGCGCGGCCGCTGGACAATCCGCTGCTGCACGACCTGCTCGAGCACGTCCGCGGCCGGACCGGCAACAGCGTGATCTATCGCAAGGGGGCGCTGCGCCGGGTGATGCGGGCGCTCGCCGCGAACCAGGCGGTGGCGCTCCTGATCGATCAGCACATCCACACCGACGCCGTGCCGGTCGATTTCTTCAACCGTCCGGCCGCGACCACGACCGCGCTGGCGGCGCTGGCGCTGCGCACTGGCGCGCCGGTGATTCCGGTCTTCGCGCTGCCGCTGCCCGGCGGACGGCTGCGGATGGTCTACGAGCACGCGGTCGAGCCGCCGCCCGCCGACGATCCCGATGCCATCCGGCAGTTCACGCAACGCTGCACCGACGTGCTCGAGATGTACGTGCGGCGGTACCCGGGGTTGTGGCTCTGGATGCACCGCCGCTGGCGCGACGCCGATCCGGCCATGCGCGGCATGTTTCCGGCGGCGAGCACGGAAGACTGACATGTGTGTGACGACGGCCGCCCGCGGCGGGCCTTTCGTGCCGCCGAATCCCAGCGCGCGATGAAGCCGATCGCGCGTCTGATCGTCCGCGCACCGAACTGGCTCGGCGACGCCGTGATGGCGCTGCCCGCGCTCGACGCGGTGCGGCGCGCCTACGCGGATTGCCGCATCGTGCTGGCGGCGCGCCCGCAGATCGCACCGCTCTTCGAAGAGGACACGCCGGCGGCGCCCGACGAGATCCTGATCGTCAATCGCGCCAGCGAGACGGCCGAGCTGCGCGGCGCCCGCGCCGATGCGATCTTGTTGCTGCCGAACTCCTTCGGCAGCGCCTGGGTGGCGCAGCGCGCCGGGATTGCCGAGCGCTGGGGTTTCAGCGGCGGCTGGCGCGGCTGGATGCTGACGCGGCCGATCCGGCGCCCGCGGGGGCGCCTGCACCACGTCGACTACTACCTGTCGCTGGCGCGAGGCCTCGGCATCGAGGTGCCGCCGGTGCCGCCGCGGCTCACGGCGCGGCCGCCGACGCTCGCCGCGGCCGACCTCCTGCTCCAGCGCGCCGGCCTCGCGCCGGGCACGCGACCGGTCGGATTTGCCCCCGGTGCGGCCTACGGGCACGCCAAGCGCTGGCCGCCGGATCGTGTCGCCGGAGTGATAGCGGCGCTCGCCCGGCAGAACGTCCCCGCGGTGCTGGTCGGTGCGGCCGCCGATCGCGACACCGCGCGTGCGATAGAATCATCGCTGCCCGCGGGCGCGCGGGTGGTGGATCTGGTCGGCCGCACGACGCTTCGTCAGCTCGTCGGGGTCATCGCCCGCTGCAGCGCGTTTGTCTCGAACGATTCGGGCGCGATGCACCTGGCGGCGGCGCTCGGCGTACCGTTGACGGCCATCTTCGGACCGACCGACGAGCGGGTGACGTCGCCGGGCGGACGTGCCGACCTGATCGTGCGCGACGTGTTCTGCCGGCCGTGCCTGCTCCGCGAGTGTCCCATCGATCATCGCTGCATGAAACGGATTGACGTCGACACCGTGTTCCGCTCGGTCACCGGGCACCTCGCATGAGGCGCGCCGTCTTCCTCGACCGCGACGGCACCCTCATCGAAGAGTCGGGCTATCTCGATCGTCTCGAGCGTCTCGTCTTCTATCCCTATTCGGTCGACGCGGTCCGGCTGCTGAACCGCGCCGGCTTCGCCGTGGTCGTCGTCACCAACCAGGCCGGCATCGCGCGCGGCATCGTCGAGGAAGCGTTCGTGGCCGAGGCGCACCGGGCGATCTCCGGGCGGCTCGCGGCCGGTCTCGCGCACGTCGACGCCTACTACCATTGTCCGCACTACCGGACCGGCGTCCGCGCCGAGTACGTGCAGGACTGCGACTGCCGCAAGCCGCGTCCGGGCATGCTGCGCCGCGCCGCCGCCGATCTCGATCTCGACCTGGCGCGCTCGTTCGTGGTCGGCGATCGATGGCACGACGTCGGGGCGGCGAAGGCGGTCGGCGCCCGCGGCGTCCTCGTCCGCACCGGGCTCGGCAGCCGCGAGGAGACGGCCCCGCAAGCGGATCTGCAGGCCGACGCCATCCTTGACACGCTGGCCGACGCGGCCGCGTGGATTCTCGATCAGCCATGACAGCGACAGTCAACGCCTCGCGTCTCCTCGCCCTCGTCGACGCTATTGCCGGGCGCAAGGTCGTCGTCGCCGGCGATCTGCTGGCCGACGAGTTCATCTACGGCGAGATCGCCCGCGTGTCGCGCGAGGCGCCAGTGCTGATTCTCAACTACGACTCGACCGAGGTCGTGCCCGGGGGGGCCGGTAACGCCGCCGCCAACGCCGCCGCGCTCGGCGGGTCGGTGCGCGCGGCCGGTATCGCCGGGCGCGACGAGACCGGGCGGCGGCTGCTCAGCGTGCTCAAACAGCGGAGAGTCGACGTCGGCGCCGTGCTGCGTCCGGCGGCCTATCGCACGCCGACCAAGACGCGCATTCTTGCCGGCGGCATCCACTCCGCCAAGCAGCAGGTCGTGCGTATCGACCGCGCGTCTTCGGCGACGATCGACGCGCGGGCGCGCGCCGCGTTCGAGAGCGCCGTGCTGCGCGCGGTGCGCGACGCCGACGCGCTGATTGTCTCCGACTACGGCAGCGGCCTCGTATCGCCGGCGCTCGTCGCACAGGCCAAGCGGCACACCCCGATCACCGTCGTCGATTCGCGCTATGCGCTGCCGAAGTTCCGCGGCATGACGGCGTGTACCCCGAACGAGTCGGAGGTGGAGCAGGCGCTCGGGCTGAGGATCGGCGACCAGCCGAAGGCGCTCGAGCGGGCCGGACGCACCCTGCTGCACCTGACCCGGGCGAAAGCGGTGCTCGTCACCCGCGGCAGCCGCGGCATGGCGCTGTTCGAGCGGGCGCACCCGACCGTCCACATTCCCATCGTCGGATCCGATCAGATCGCCGACGTCACCGGCGCCGGCGACACGGTGATCGCGACCTTGACCCTGGCGCTGAGCGCCGGCGCCACGTTCGTCGAGGCGGCGCAGCTGGCCAACTGCGCCGGCGGCATCGTGGTCATGAAGCGAGGCACCGCGACGGTGAGCGCGAGCGAGCTCCGGTACCTGATCAGCGGCGGCTCCATCGGCCGTCCCGGCGCCTGACGCGCATGGGACGCGTGGTGTCGCGCGACGAGCTGGTGGCCGCGGCGGCGGCGGAACGGCGTGCCGGCCGCACCATCGCCTTCGCCAACGGCTGCTTCGACCTCCTGCACGTCGGCCACGTTCGCTATCTGCAGGCCGCCGCCGCCGAAGGGGACGTGCTGGTGGTGGCGGTCAACGACGACCAGTCCGTCGGCCGGCTGAAGGGAGCCGGTCGGCCGATCCTGGCCGCGGCCGACCGCGCCGAGCTGGTGGCGGCGCTGCGCGGCGTCGACTACGTCGTGGTCTTCGCCGAACCGACGGTGACGCCGCTCCTGCTCGCGGTCAAGCCCGACGTGCACTGCAAGGGGACCGACTACGCTGCCGACACGGTCCCCGAGCGCGACACCGTCCGCGGCTATGGCGGACGCATCGCCATCGTCGGCGATCCCAAGGATCACTCGACGCGCGATCTGCTGGGCCGCATCCGGGCCTCCGCTCCATGAACATCCTGATCGT includes:
- the gap gene encoding type I glyceraldehyde-3-phosphate dehydrogenase, which translates into the protein MATKVGINGFGRIGRNIMRAALGAADIDFVAVNDLTNAGTLAHLLKYDSILGNLKSSIKASGDRITVDGDDFQVLSVKDPAQLPWKDLGVDIVFESTGLFTDRDAAAKHLAAGAKKVIITAPAKQPDITLVLGVNADKYDPKTHHIISNASCTTNCLAPMAKVLHETFGIKKGWMTTIHSYTNDQQLLDLPHKDLRRARAAALSMIPTTTGAALAVGEVLPELKGKLDGFAMRVPTPNVSVVDLAAILEKKTTAEEVNAAFKKAADGPLKGILEYVTEPLVSIDFRGNPHSSMIDSPYTKVMDGDFVKVLSWYDNEWGYSNRCVDLLRLMIEKGV
- a CDS encoding 3-deoxy-D-manno-octulosonic acid transferase, which produces MYLLYSVLIVTFFLIMSPYLAWQAVRYRKYIGSLGERLGYLPITFNLDGEESIWIHAVSVGEVLTARALLPELRERYPRLRLFLSTTTMTGQQIARNSLQFVDGVFYFPFDLGFVVNRTLRLVKPRLFVMMETEIWPNLLRACEQQGVRTVLVNGRISSRSYPRYRLARPFLRRVLATVNRFCMQSDESARRIIDMGADPARVVVTGSLKFDSLEVPGTSTAADRGRNRVLRYFRIAPSRPVLIAASTMKGEEEPIFESFQRIRARLPETLLIIAPRKPERFGDVEQLARQGGWKVARRTELAVDAEPRQDVIVLDSIGELAQLYQVATAVFVGGSLVDQGGHNILEPAVFGKAIVFGPYMQNFAEIARTFIEHDAAIQIRSGRELEQALHALLTDPVRRARLGAAARALVEANRGARVKTMAAIGRVLPPQDSGNVRPFRVVH
- the lpxK gene encoding tetraacyldisaccharide 4'-kinase, with the protein product MARAYAAAARLRRGFYARRPDLQHMLEHPVISIGNLAAGGRAKTPMAALAAAALRDAGERPSILSRGYARRVHEDGVVVARDPSGIRADLDRTGDEPSMLARTLDGVAVLVSPSRFLAGRLAETQFGCTVHLLDDGFQHFDLYRDADLVVLAPDDLARPVTLPSGHLREPLDVLAAADAVVWLEAGPRDPVHPSGLEQVSKPGRPVWRARRRQGAPTTAAPVLAVAAIASPAAFFRGLRDGGWNVAGELSFRDHYRYTAGDLERICRQASDAGAARIVTTDKDLVRLLPFRPWPVPIEAVPLSIALDDPASFTDWLLSVARRTGRSPRRDANCRGDIGAAAPTGHA
- a CDS encoding lysophospholipid acyltransferase family protein, with protein sequence MIALHHRLEYRAVMTARGLARVSPMPLVLAAGTALGWLFGTFDRPHRRLALKNLAAAFPGRPPAERAAIARDMFAHFGRLLMVLLKFSTMTPRQMLARVEFEGAERVTAAHALNRGVLLFTGHFGFWEINALVHALRLHPMAVMARPLDNPLLHDLLEHVRGRTGNSVIYRKGALRRVMRALAANQAVALLIDQHIHTDAVPVDFFNRPAATTTALAALALRTGAPVIPVFALPLPGGRLRMVYEHAVEPPPADDPDAIRQFTQRCTDVLEMYVRRYPGLWLWMHRRWRDADPAMRGMFPAASTED
- the waaF gene encoding lipopolysaccharide heptosyltransferase II → MKPIARLIVRAPNWLGDAVMALPALDAVRRAYADCRIVLAARPQIAPLFEEDTPAAPDEILIVNRASETAELRGARADAILLLPNSFGSAWVAQRAGIAERWGFSGGWRGWMLTRPIRRPRGRLHHVDYYLSLARGLGIEVPPVPPRLTARPPTLAAADLLLQRAGLAPGTRPVGFAPGAAYGHAKRWPPDRVAGVIAALARQNVPAVLVGAAADRDTARAIESSLPAGARVVDLVGRTTLRQLVGVIARCSAFVSNDSGAMHLAAALGVPLTAIFGPTDERVTSPGGRADLIVRDVFCRPCLLRECPIDHRCMKRIDVDTVFRSVTGHLA
- a CDS encoding HAD family hydrolase, translated to MRRAVFLDRDGTLIEESGYLDRLERLVFYPYSVDAVRLLNRAGFAVVVVTNQAGIARGIVEEAFVAEAHRAISGRLAAGLAHVDAYYHCPHYRTGVRAEYVQDCDCRKPRPGMLRRAAADLDLDLARSFVVGDRWHDVGAAKAVGARGVLVRTGLGSREETAPQADLQADAILDTLADAAAWILDQP
- a CDS encoding PfkB family carbohydrate kinase, which translates into the protein MTATVNASRLLALVDAIAGRKVVVAGDLLADEFIYGEIARVSREAPVLILNYDSTEVVPGGAGNAAANAAALGGSVRAAGIAGRDETGRRLLSVLKQRRVDVGAVLRPAAYRTPTKTRILAGGIHSAKQQVVRIDRASSATIDARARAAFESAVLRAVRDADALIVSDYGSGLVSPALVAQAKRHTPITVVDSRYALPKFRGMTACTPNESEVEQALGLRIGDQPKALERAGRTLLHLTRAKAVLVTRGSRGMALFERAHPTVHIPIVGSDQIADVTGAGDTVIATLTLALSAGATFVEAAQLANCAGGIVVMKRGTATVSASELRYLISGGSIGRPGA
- a CDS encoding adenylyltransferase/cytidyltransferase family protein, producing the protein MGRVVSRDELVAAAAAERRAGRTIAFANGCFDLLHVGHVRYLQAAAAEGDVLVVAVNDDQSVGRLKGAGRPILAAADRAELVAALRGVDYVVVFAEPTVTPLLLAVKPDVHCKGTDYAADTVPERDTVRGYGGRIAIVGDPKDHSTRDLLGRIRASAP